In the Breoghania sp. genome, TGCCAATGGCCTGCATCCGGCGCACGACATTGTGATACGTGATGGTGCGGCCACCATTCTCGCCCCGTGCGATCGGCACTTTGCGTTTGTAATCGAACAGCACGAGCCAGACGGTCGCCATCATGCCAGGCGTCTTGCCCCCGCCGACGTGAATATCAAGCGCATCGGTTCCCATTTCAGCGCTCACCGAAACAGGCAGCTCACCTGCGCTCTTGATGGCGTTCAGCAGGGCGCGCTTGTCGGAGCCGATCGCGTGGCGCCGTCCATTGACGACGGCCTGCGGCGTGTAGACGGCGCGGTCGCCGCGCAAATCCGCATAGGCGCGCTGGCGGGCGCTGTTGTCGGTGCTGGCGAGGGTGTCCTTCCAGCCGAGATAGTCCCAGTAGTTCACCGGCAGCGAGAGGACGATCAGATCCTCCTGCTTGGCCAGTTCGCCAAGAAGTTTGTCGGCGGGCGGACAGGACGCGCAGCCCTGACTGGTGAAAAGCTCCACAACGGCCTTGGGGTCGGCTGAGGCGGGGGCTGGAAGAAGCAAGGAGAGCGCCAGCGCGAGCATCGAGCACAGCGCGGCAACGCTCTTGTGCCGGGCGGGTTCGCGCGGGTTCAACGGATTGTCCGTTCCGAGCATTCTTCGTCCTGTTCCTGAGGGGTGCCGTGACCCGAGGCATGCGCTTCCGAAGAAGGCACTCTCTTTTGCCGAGAAATGTGAGGCGACCTTAGTCGCGGGACGGGTCAATTAAAAGTCACGTTGGGGTGACATTCGTTTGTACGGCGAGGGAGGGGCGCGCCGGATCCCGGAAACGACAAGGGGCGGCCTTTGCGAAGCCACCCCTTGTCATCAGTCTGTCCTGTCGACTGCGCTCAGTTGCCCGCAAGGGCTTCCTCAATGCGCGGGATCAGCACCTCGGTCATGGCTTTCGGGCTCAGCGGACCGATGAACTTGTACCGGATGCGGCCTGTGCGATCGACGACGAAGGTCTCCGGCACACCGTAGACGCCCCAGTCGATGGCGGCGCGGCCCTTCTCGTCCACACCGATGGCCTCATAGGGATTGCCGAGCGATCCGAGGAAGCGCAGCGCATTGGCGCGCTTGTCCTTGTAGTTGATGCCGACCAGCCGGACATCGGGACGTTTGGCGAGTTCCTCCAGAAGCGGATGCTCTTCGCGGCAGGGGACGCACCAGGAGGCGAAGACATTCACCAGCGTCACCCGGCCCGTCAGATCAATGCCGGTGTCGCCGGTTTTGAGGTCGGCGGTCGAAAGACCCGGCACCTGTGCGCCGTCACGCTCAAGACCCGCCAGCGCAGGGAGATCGAAATCGGGGGCAGGGCGGTCGATCAGTGCGGAGGGGATCTGGTTCGGGCTGCGCCCGACGGTCAGCTGCACGAGAAAAAGGGCCGCGAGAGCGACGAATATGATCAGCGGCAGAAGCACGAGCACCGAAACGCGGCGGCGTGGTGGTTCGCCCGCTGAGGGATCGGTGTCGGGGGACACTCCGCTCATGACTTTGAATCCGTATTGGCTGAACGGCGGCGGATGCCGCGTGCGTCGAGATCCGCCAGGATCGACTTCTGACGGGCGTAATCGGCAACGATCCAGAAGATCATGCCGCCGATAACCGCAAGTGTGATTGCGTAGGATGCGATGATGAAGCCGGCATGATTGCCGAGATCTGGCAGCATCAGGACTGTGCCTCCGCCTGTTCCGTTTCAGAAGCGGTGGATGGTGCCTCCTTGGTGACCTGCGTGGCCGTTGCAACACCGGCTGCGCCTGCCGCCTCGCGTTGGCGCAGCGCACGGATGCGGCGGCGCAGGATTTCGCTGCGCATGGCCATCATGTGCAGCGTCACAAAGAGGAGCGTGAAGGCCAGGGCCATGGTCAGGAGCGGCGTCAGCATGGAGGACGGCATGGCCGGCCCATCCATGCGCATCACCGAGGCGGGCTGGTGGAGGGTGTTCCACCAGTCGACCGAGAACTTGATGATGGGAATGTTGATGTAGCCGACAAGCGTCAGCACGGCCACGGCCTTGCCCGCGCGAATGGGCTCTTCGATCGTGCGCCACAGGGCGATGATGCCAAGATACATGATGAAAAGCACAAGCACCGAAGTCAGCCGCGCATCCCACACCCACCAGGTGCCCCACATGGGCTTGCCCCAAAGCGAGCCGGTGACCAGGCACAGGAAGGTGAAAGCGGCCCCGATGGGGGCCGCGGCGCGGGCGGAGACATCCGCCAGCGGGTGCTTCCAGACCAATGTGCCCAGCGCGGCGATTGCCATGACCGAATAGGAGAACATGGCAAGCCAGGCGAAGGGCACGTGGATGTACATGATCTTGACGGTCGCGCCCTGCTGGTAATCGTCGGGCGAGACGAAAAGGGCCAGGTAGAGGCCTGCGGTCATGGTCAGCACGGTCGCGCCGATGAGCCAGGGCAGCAGCCGGTCGCTCAGTCGAAGGAAACGGGTCGGATTTGCGAGGTCGATGATTGCCATGGAACGGTTCTAATCGCGCAAGGTTGCGGCATCAATGCGGCGTTGGGTCAATCCGAGGAGAATCGGAGGGCGGTCGCAGCAGCAAAGGGGCCGATGACGGTCGAGATCAGGGTGAGCGCGCACAGGATCGCAAAGGGCGTCGCAAAGGGCAGCGAGACGTCAAGCGCCGCATTGGACGCACTCACCCCGAATATGAGGGTCGGGATTGCAAGCGGCAGCACGAGAATGGCGAGCAGCAACCCGCCCCGGCGAAGGGAGACGGTGAGCGCCGCGCCAATGCCGCCGATCAGGGTGAGAGCGGGGGTTCCGGCCAGAAGCGTTGCGGTAAGCGCGGCTGTGGCCGTCGGCTCCATGTTGAGGAACATGGCCAGAACCGGCGCGGAGATGACCAGCGGCAGGCCGCTGGAGGCCCAATGCGCAAGGCATTTTGTGAAGACAACCATCTCCAGCTGGGTATCGCTCATCAGGAGAAGGTCGAGAGAGCCATCGTCGCGATCTGCCTGAAACAGCCGGTCGAGGCCAAGGAGAGACGCCAGAAGTGCGCCGATCCACAGGATGGCCGGGCCGATGCGGGCCAAAAGGTTCAGGTCCGGCCCGATGCCGAAGGGAACCACCACCACCACGCAAAGAAAGAACAGAACCCCCATCCACGCACCGCCGCCGACACGCACGGCGAGCCGCAATTCGCGCAGGAAAAGGGCGGGAAGAGCATTCATGCCGCAATCTCGGCTGGCTGGAAGCGCAGGTGGCGGGCGGGTTTGACCGGCAGATCCTGGTGCGTTGCCGCCACGATCAGTCCGCCATGCGCAAGGTGGGCGTTCATCAGGTCCACAAGCTTTGCCTCCGATGCGGTATCCAGCGCGGAGGTCGGCTCGTCCATCAGCCAGAGCGGACGGTGCGAAACCAGCAGGCGGGCAAGGGCCAGCCTGCGGCGCTGTCCTGCCGAGAGATAGGCGGCGGGAAGATGGGAGATGAAGTCGAGGCCGACGGTCTCCAGCGCCTCATCGACGGTTGCCGCCGGACTGTCATTGAAGCGCCGCCAGAAGGCCAGATTTTCCGCCACCGTCAGCGGGGCTTTCAGCGCGTCGGCATGGCCGAAATAGTGACTTTGGGCGGAAAGCGTCTTGTCCACATCGCCCCCCTGGAGCGTGACGGAGCCTTCCGCACTGGCGACCAGACCGGCCAGAACGCGCAGCAGGCTGGACTTTCCCACGCCGTTGGGCCCGGTGACGATCAGCGCTTCTCCGGCGTCGAGCTTGAAGGAAAGTTTATCGAAGACGCGGCGACCACCGCGTTCGCAGGCGAGATTTTCCGCGATCAGCTTCAAAGGCAAGGCCTCCCGATCCCCACAGGTCGCGCAGGCACTTAGGCTGTTTTCACACCTGCGATCAAGGAGGAATGCGGTTTGCGGCAGGTCGTGAGCTGCTTTGACCGCGCAAAAGCGGCAGGGGCGGCAATTTGCGCGGTCTGCGCAATTCGGGGATGACTTTTGTATACCATTGTATATAAAACGCGCGAGCCGAGAGTGTGGCGGTGCGGAAAGATGCTGTTTGACGCACGCCGCACTGGTGCCGCTCCGCAAGATTCGCTATGACGAGCCGCGCTATGCAAGACGCGGTGCCGGAAGGTCACTCGTTGGGGGGACATTGTATTTTCCCGTATCCGTCGCCGGAGGTTGAGGCGGCGGGAGAGTGACGACGGCGCTGTCCTTGTGAAGCCGGCAGAGAACTATCGCCAGGGGACGGTCTTTCGTCGGGTCGCAAGACCTGATCGGATCCGGACCATGCGACAAGATTTGGGGTTCGTTTCCCTTCTC is a window encoding:
- the ccmD gene encoding heme exporter protein CcmD, whose amino-acid sequence is MLPDLGNHAGFIIASYAITLAVIGGMIFWIVADYARQKSILADLDARGIRRRSANTDSKS
- the ccmB gene encoding heme exporter protein CcmB, producing MNALPALFLRELRLAVRVGGGAWMGVLFFLCVVVVVPFGIGPDLNLLARIGPAILWIGALLASLLGLDRLFQADRDDGSLDLLLMSDTQLEMVVFTKCLAHWASSGLPLVISAPVLAMFLNMEPTATAALTATLLAGTPALTLIGGIGAALTVSLRRGGLLLAILVLPLAIPTLIFGVSASNAALDVSLPFATPFAILCALTLISTVIGPFAAATALRFSSD
- a CDS encoding DUF1223 domain-containing protein, whose amino-acid sequence is MLGTDNPLNPREPARHKSVAALCSMLALALSLLLPAPASADPKAVVELFTSQGCASCPPADKLLGELAKQEDLIVLSLPVNYWDYLGWKDTLASTDNSARQRAYADLRGDRAVYTPQAVVNGRRHAIGSDKRALLNAIKSAGELPVSVSAEMGTDALDIHVGGGKTPGMMATVWLVLFDYKRKVPIARGENGGRTITYHNVVRRMQAIGIWKGEPASYSMPRGELVKAGMQGCAILIQGEDGKGHPGPIVGATYLARDQRQAAAR
- a CDS encoding DsbE family thiol:disulfide interchange protein: MSGVSPDTDPSAGEPPRRRVSVLVLLPLIIFVALAALFLVQLTVGRSPNQIPSALIDRPAPDFDLPALAGLERDGAQVPGLSTADLKTGDTGIDLTGRVTLVNVFASWCVPCREEHPLLEELAKRPDVRLVGINYKDKRANALRFLGSLGNPYEAIGVDEKGRAAIDWGVYGVPETFVVDRTGRIRYKFIGPLSPKAMTEVLIPRIEEALAGN
- the ccmA gene encoding heme ABC exporter ATP-binding protein CcmA; its protein translation is MKLIAENLACERGGRRVFDKLSFKLDAGEALIVTGPNGVGKSSLLRVLAGLVASAEGSVTLQGGDVDKTLSAQSHYFGHADALKAPLTVAENLAFWRRFNDSPAATVDEALETVGLDFISHLPAAYLSAGQRRRLALARLLVSHRPLWLMDEPTSALDTASEAKLVDLMNAHLAHGGLIVAATHQDLPVKPARHLRFQPAEIAA
- a CDS encoding heme ABC transporter permease, translated to MAIIDLANPTRFLRLSDRLLPWLIGATVLTMTAGLYLALFVSPDDYQQGATVKIMYIHVPFAWLAMFSYSVMAIAALGTLVWKHPLADVSARAAAPIGAAFTFLCLVTGSLWGKPMWGTWWVWDARLTSVLVLFIMYLGIIALWRTIEEPIRAGKAVAVLTLVGYINIPIIKFSVDWWNTLHQPASVMRMDGPAMPSSMLTPLLTMALAFTLLFVTLHMMAMRSEILRRRIRALRQREAAGAAGVATATQVTKEAPSTASETEQAEAQS